One genomic window of Halorubrum hochsteinianum includes the following:
- a CDS encoding protein translocase SEC61 complex subunit gamma yields the protein MDVPYDLNSYIRVLKLASTPSTDEFLQVSKIAGAGILLIGFIGFLMFAIMSLLPGVGA from the coding sequence ATGGACGTTCCGTACGATCTCAACAGTTACATTCGGGTGCTGAAGCTGGCGAGCACGCCGAGCACCGACGAGTTCCTCCAGGTGTCGAAGATCGCCGGTGCCGGAATCCTGCTCATCGGGTTCATCGGCTTCCTCATGTTCGCGATCATGAGCCTCCTCCCGGGGGTCGGCGCGTAA